The following are encoded together in the Methylorubrum sp. B1-46 genome:
- a CDS encoding AAA family ATPase: MTDEIRRAERARALRHAYTPPDTVTAPATLRQLRYGWPLLWGHPGPDLLAWSRSIPLDGLPRGVLDALAALDEGTVTVAVASTLTEAFADAAADTRLTSDVRDDCREYASRCRFSTAWLGDYANSVLAMHETDVHLGGSFDDCERWALMLTRAELSYLAHQILQGGHDHTQPVHRALMRERAAQELLAESEVVRFWAALDRGESGSTLRGAVRGPVRDDTGTDPRDPDFDPLDLGDEAVEAPPAGVRVAPPLTHLADTRAGPRAEFRDVADRILPVTPAPDPEAVHAALLRRVPWAPALADAVASDLVGAPYARLRPTLLVGPPGSGKTSAGLAIGEVLTLPATLFSAAGVADGMFGGTSRAYHSGRASIPLQAIRRARQANVLIVVDEGDKAATSDHNGSLVSTLLPYLESTSARRLYDVYLECEVDLSPVSYVITANDLARVAGPLRDRCRVIHVPRPGREHLAALAPQIAEALCRERGMHPSEAALDASEMESLYAFWRGGSLRELTACVAVCFDSRALGPRH, encoded by the coding sequence ATGACAGACGAGATCCGGCGCGCGGAGCGCGCCCGGGCGCTGCGCCACGCGTACACGCCCCCCGACACCGTCACCGCCCCCGCGACCCTGCGTCAGCTCCGCTACGGCTGGCCCCTGCTCTGGGGGCACCCCGGCCCGGACCTGCTCGCGTGGTCCCGCTCGATCCCGCTCGACGGGCTGCCGCGCGGCGTGCTCGACGCCCTGGCCGCCCTCGACGAGGGCACCGTCACCGTGGCGGTGGCATCCACGCTAACGGAGGCCTTCGCGGATGCCGCCGCCGACACCCGGCTCACGTCGGACGTGCGCGACGACTGCCGGGAGTACGCCTCCCGCTGCCGGTTCTCCACCGCTTGGCTCGGGGACTACGCGAACTCCGTCCTCGCCATGCACGAGACCGACGTCCATCTCGGCGGCTCGTTCGACGACTGCGAGCGCTGGGCTCTCATGCTCACGCGCGCGGAGCTCTCGTACCTGGCGCACCAGATTCTGCAGGGTGGGCACGACCACACACAGCCCGTCCACCGCGCCTTGATGCGCGAGCGGGCGGCCCAGGAGCTCCTCGCCGAGAGCGAGGTCGTCCGGTTCTGGGCGGCGCTCGACCGGGGCGAGAGCGGCTCCACCCTCCGGGGCGCGGTCCGGGGCCCGGTCCGCGACGACACCGGCACGGACCCGCGGGATCCCGATTTCGACCCCCTCGACCTCGGTGACGAGGCCGTGGAAGCGCCCCCGGCCGGGGTCCGGGTGGCGCCCCCGCTGACGCACCTCGCCGACACGCGGGCGGGCCCGCGGGCGGAGTTCCGTGACGTCGCCGACCGGATTCTGCCCGTCACGCCGGCGCCGGACCCCGAGGCCGTCCATGCCGCGCTGCTGCGGCGCGTGCCGTGGGCCCCGGCGCTGGCCGACGCCGTCGCCAGCGACCTCGTCGGCGCGCCCTACGCCCGCCTGCGTCCCACGCTCCTCGTGGGCCCTCCGGGCAGCGGGAAGACCTCGGCGGGCCTGGCCATCGGCGAGGTCCTCACCCTGCCCGCGACGCTGTTCAGCGCCGCCGGCGTGGCCGACGGCATGTTCGGCGGCACGTCCCGGGCCTACCACTCCGGCCGCGCCAGCATCCCGTTGCAGGCCATCCGGCGGGCGAGGCAGGCGAACGTCCTGATCGTCGTCGACGAGGGGGACAAGGCCGCGACCTCGGACCACAACGGGTCTCTCGTCTCGACGCTGCTGCCGTACCTCGAATCGACGTCGGCGCGCCGGCTGTACGACGTCTACCTTGAGTGTGAGGTCGACCTCTCGCCGGTCTCGTACGTCATCACGGCGAACGACCTGGCGCGCGTCGCCGGCCCGCTCCGGGACCGGTGCCGGGTGATCCACGTGCCGCGTCCCGGCCGGGAGCACCTCGCGGCCCTCGCGCCCCAGATCGCGGAGGCGCTCTGCCGCGAGCGGGGCATGCACCCGTCCGAGGCGGCCCTGGACGCCTCGGAGATGGAGAGCCTGTACGCGTTCTGGCGCGGAGGCTCGCTCCGCGAGCTCACGGCTTGCGTGGCGGTCTGTTTCGACAGCCGCGCCCTCGGCCCGCGCCATTAG
- a CDS encoding nucleotidyltransferase produces MFVDHRLAHRKAYLINLLARMCAELDITESRFQQAKERYEGVARWLAAGEHFLLHDLSIYLQGSTALGTSVRPIGKNEHDVDLVAFMPSGTTVWTPAYIKKVIGDRLKAHATYARLLEEKIRCWRLVYANEFHLDITPAILNLACRNQGELVPDKSLREWKGSNPRGYRKAFEARAALVPVIKLTKALDEEIKSRADIEPFPVASSGRSILCNFVQVAKRHRDVHFEGQDLALWPISVILTTLIAWSYERCVKAGVYDTEFDLMIAVLRGMPAFIRRTLPDGSPGWYIPNETTIDENFAERWNDDPDKAEAFFTWHAKAVADMENLARVDGTDLVRKRMDESFGPRPVGAAFTALDNEIASARRSGLLRVAPLVGLTATPAVAAAVPVRSNTFYGRDCG; encoded by the coding sequence ATGTTCGTCGATCACCGCTTGGCCCACCGCAAGGCCTACCTGATCAACCTACTGGCGCGCATGTGCGCCGAGCTCGACATCACAGAGAGCCGGTTCCAACAGGCTAAGGAGCGCTACGAGGGCGTCGCCCGGTGGCTTGCCGCCGGCGAGCACTTCCTGCTGCACGATCTCTCCATCTACCTGCAGGGCTCCACGGCCCTCGGGACGTCGGTGCGCCCCATCGGCAAAAACGAGCATGACGTCGACCTCGTCGCGTTCATGCCCTCGGGGACCACCGTGTGGACGCCGGCCTACATCAAGAAGGTGATCGGCGACCGCCTCAAGGCGCACGCGACCTACGCCAGGCTGCTGGAAGAGAAGATCCGGTGCTGGCGGCTCGTCTACGCGAACGAGTTCCACCTCGACATCACGCCGGCGATCCTGAACCTTGCCTGCCGCAACCAGGGTGAACTCGTCCCCGATAAGAGCCTGCGTGAGTGGAAGGGCAGCAACCCGCGCGGTTACCGCAAGGCGTTCGAGGCGCGTGCGGCGCTGGTGCCGGTCATCAAGCTCACGAAAGCATTGGACGAGGAGATCAAGAGCCGCGCCGACATCGAGCCGTTCCCCGTCGCCTCCAGCGGCCGCAGCATCCTCTGCAACTTCGTGCAAGTCGCCAAGCGGCACCGCGACGTCCACTTCGAGGGGCAGGACCTCGCCCTCTGGCCGATCTCGGTCATCCTCACCACGCTGATCGCGTGGAGCTACGAGCGCTGCGTCAAGGCGGGGGTCTACGACACCGAGTTCGACCTCATGATCGCCGTGCTGCGCGGCATGCCGGCCTTCATCCGCCGGACGCTGCCGGACGGGTCCCCGGGCTGGTACATCCCGAACGAGACCACCATCGACGAGAACTTCGCGGAGCGGTGGAACGACGATCCGGACAAGGCGGAGGCCTTCTTTACCTGGCACGCCAAGGCGGTGGCCGACATGGAGAACCTCGCGCGCGTCGATGGCACCGACCTGGTGCGGAAGCGGATGGACGAATCGTTCGGCCCCCGGCCGGTCGGCGCCGCCTTCACCGCGCTGGACAACGAGATCGCCAGCGCCCGCCGCTCCGGCCTGCTGAGGGTGGCGCCGCTCGTCGGACTAACGGCCACGCCGGCCGTCGCGGCTGCTGTCCCCGTCAGGAGCAACACCTTCTACGGGCGGGACTGCGGATGA
- a CDS encoding metallophosphoesterase, giving the protein MTARLWVLSDLHLDVHPLDLDPPEHDVAVIAGDVCERLCDRVLPWLRGLAGPVVYVPGNHDFWRTTYQKEVAEARELAAAAGIHLLIEGEVAEIAGVRFIGATLWTDWSLRLDEQARAMSEGAAREGGMRDVRRIKWRRGPQDYSKFLPRFSADLHREQRQRIEAALAEPYAGPTVVVTHHAPHERSLRGGGWRTPLDAAYASDLSAVLEGPTAPAVWIHGHIHECRDYTVGATRVVANPRGYVTERLASRLRPATREVENPAFDPALILEV; this is encoded by the coding sequence ATGACCGCCCGCCTCTGGGTCCTCTCGGACCTGCATCTCGACGTGCACCCGCTCGATCTCGACCCGCCCGAGCACGACGTCGCCGTCATCGCCGGGGACGTGTGCGAGCGCCTGTGCGACCGCGTCCTGCCGTGGCTGCGGGGGCTCGCCGGCCCCGTCGTCTACGTGCCCGGCAACCACGACTTCTGGAGAACGACGTACCAGAAGGAGGTCGCCGAGGCGCGCGAGCTGGCGGCGGCCGCCGGGATCCACCTCCTGATCGAGGGCGAGGTCGCCGAGATCGCGGGGGTCCGGTTCATCGGCGCGACGCTCTGGACGGACTGGTCTCTCCGCCTGGACGAGCAGGCCCGCGCGATGTCGGAGGGGGCCGCGCGCGAGGGCGGCATGCGGGACGTGCGGCGGATCAAGTGGCGCAGGGGGCCGCAGGACTACAGCAAGTTCCTGCCCCGCTTCTCCGCCGACCTGCACCGCGAGCAACGCCAGCGCATCGAGGCCGCGCTGGCGGAGCCGTACGCGGGCCCGACGGTCGTCGTCACGCACCATGCCCCGCACGAGCGGAGCCTGCGCGGCGGCGGCTGGCGGACGCCGCTGGACGCCGCCTACGCCTCCGACCTCTCCGCGGTGTTGGAGGGGCCGACGGCGCCGGCGGTCTGGATCCACGGGCACATCCACGAGTGCCGGGACTACACGGTCGGGGCCACGCGGGTCGTGGCGAACCCGCGAGGCTACGTGACGGAGCGGCTAGCATCCCGCCTCCGGCCGGCGACGCGGGAGGTCGAGAACCCGGCTTTCGACCCGGCCCTGATCCTGGAGGTCTGA
- a CDS encoding CBASS cGAMP-activated phospholipase produces MEANIDAPEFRKILTLDGGGIRGVFPAAFLAKLEEHLDEPIGRYFDLIVGTSTGAIIAAGLSLGLTAGEILRFYEEKGPAIFDQHRGPIANWITRQARSARHWMGTKYSNTSLREALDEVIGGRLIGESQTRLVIPAWHPILERVYLYKTAHHPRFETDYLQPAVDAAMASAAAPTFLDPYLTKEEIELVDGGVWANNPIGVAAVEAVGVLQWLGNGLKILSIGTTNDVKAPSRIGGKLGAAPNLARLFMAGQSHSALGAAKIITGDVHDRKAIWRIDQTVPLDRYTLDDVSRIAEMKNRAVVEAREQLPDLRRHFFGEVAPAFEPFHRLPAVKAAA; encoded by the coding sequence ATGGAAGCTAACATCGACGCTCCCGAATTCCGTAAGATCCTCACCCTCGACGGCGGCGGCATCCGCGGGGTCTTTCCGGCCGCCTTCCTCGCCAAGCTCGAAGAGCATCTCGACGAGCCCATCGGCCGCTACTTCGACCTGATCGTCGGCACGTCCACCGGCGCAATCATTGCGGCTGGACTGAGCCTTGGCCTCACCGCCGGGGAGATCCTCCGCTTCTACGAGGAGAAGGGCCCCGCCATCTTCGACCAACATCGCGGCCCCATCGCGAACTGGATCACGAGGCAGGCGCGGTCGGCTCGCCACTGGATGGGCACGAAATATTCCAACACGAGCCTTCGGGAGGCGCTGGACGAGGTGATCGGCGGTCGCCTGATCGGCGAGAGCCAGACCCGCCTCGTCATCCCGGCCTGGCATCCGATCCTAGAGCGCGTCTATCTCTACAAGACCGCCCATCACCCGCGTTTCGAGACCGACTACCTTCAGCCGGCGGTCGATGCCGCAATGGCGAGCGCGGCGGCGCCGACCTTCCTCGACCCTTACCTCACGAAGGAGGAAATCGAACTGGTCGACGGCGGCGTATGGGCAAACAATCCCATCGGCGTGGCGGCGGTCGAGGCGGTGGGCGTGCTGCAGTGGCTGGGCAACGGGCTCAAGATCCTGAGCATCGGAACGACCAACGACGTGAAGGCGCCCAGCCGGATCGGAGGCAAGCTCGGTGCGGCGCCGAACCTCGCCCGGCTCTTCATGGCAGGTCAGTCCCATAGCGCCCTCGGCGCCGCGAAGATCATCACGGGCGACGTGCACGACCGCAAGGCGATCTGGCGGATCGACCAGACCGTCCCGCTGGACCGCTACACGCTCGATGACGTCTCGCGCATCGCCGAAATGAAGAACCGGGCCGTGGTCGAGGCGCGCGAGCAGCTTCCCGACCTGCGCCGTCACTTCTTCGGGGAGGTCGCCCCGGCGTTCGAGCCCTTCCACCGGCTGCCGGCTGTGAAGGCCGCGGCGTAA
- a CDS encoding DEAD/DEAH box helicase produces the protein MRDRPEDVLSAWTALEVLSPVTYRKPADMADGDTRRIAALDRGLPWRPPGEKARQNKQLFYQVVLGAVRMDEATNALLSVFVDKHQDRPVARGMAAIATVTVDKTGVLVEEGAATALSSFAWGLPLALKQDLVGLGCWPEAETKLNEDLDRRLRRVDDEGKPLPLDADAVRGAYDWLVGTLGLHPSLVEGPTFAIRVYHYWKAQDPPDAPLMGSFFLEDMAAVRKLVTAGTVPTALRSYLGITKRAERKDVLAGEAVMAASVTPGRFPPGRWPAPGRHPLVLLQQGAVNVAMSDLPGIDLFPVNGPPGTGKTTLLRDMVAALVVRRAEAMCTFDVPEKAFTASGAKPKVGTATVPIHRVDERLRGFEMLVASSNNKAVENVSRELPALKAIADDAGSLRYFKTVADKVGGGVEAWGLIAAVLGNASNRFAFREAAWVDPDHGLRTYLAEVAGSPQWIEEPDPSAPGKVRKRRPLVVDRESPLRNRTEALKKWQEARAEFQAEVAKVRNFLVEIEAAREEVGTLPELRSAAARAARAADAAGEATATAKQDHQESVAEASRAKQVRERAQQALDAHQARRPGFFARMFWTRPARDWSTSNDQLGAVLERADREAGDAAARSASAQGQHGAAEKARKAAAREFQQAVAIRDQAEERVAVMRRRCGARAVDAAFFARDREVLHLAAPWLDAAAQRERDRVFELALAVHKAFIDAAAVPVRSNLENLFKALIGRNAWQLKTRPHMPDLWATLFLVVPVISTTFASVTRMLGYLPPETLGWLLVDEAGQAVPQAVVGAMMRTKRSVVVGDPLQIEPVTSLPTELAETICADFGLDPESWNAPKASVQAVADASATFVAEFQQTVGSVQVGFPLLVHRRCADPMFSLSNSVAYSNLMVHATPSRASGIRDVLGPSRWVDVVGGRTEDKWSDAEGAAVVALLRRLSEAGVAEPDLYIVSPFVIVAQRLRERVSASGLLQRWTSDPYAWTRDRIGTVHTVQGREADTVILVLGASLPTQRGARGWAGGYPNLLNVAVTRAKENLYVVGAQDAWREAGVFRHLATRLPALAETLEPI, from the coding sequence GTGAGGGATCGGCCTGAGGACGTGCTCTCGGCGTGGACGGCGCTGGAGGTGCTGTCGCCTGTCACCTACCGCAAGCCCGCGGACATGGCCGACGGCGACACACGCCGGATCGCCGCCCTCGACAGGGGCCTGCCGTGGCGGCCGCCCGGGGAGAAGGCCAGGCAGAACAAGCAGCTCTTCTACCAGGTCGTCCTCGGCGCCGTGCGCATGGACGAGGCCACCAACGCCCTGCTGTCCGTCTTCGTGGACAAGCACCAGGACCGGCCCGTCGCGCGGGGCATGGCGGCAATCGCGACCGTCACCGTCGACAAGACCGGCGTGCTGGTCGAGGAAGGCGCGGCCACGGCGTTGTCGAGCTTCGCCTGGGGCCTGCCGCTTGCCCTCAAGCAGGATCTCGTCGGTCTGGGCTGCTGGCCCGAGGCCGAGACCAAGCTGAACGAGGATCTCGACCGTCGGCTCCGTCGGGTCGACGACGAGGGCAAGCCGTTGCCGCTGGACGCCGACGCGGTCCGTGGCGCCTATGACTGGCTCGTCGGGACTCTGGGGCTCCATCCCAGCCTCGTCGAGGGACCGACCTTCGCGATCCGCGTCTACCACTACTGGAAGGCCCAGGATCCGCCCGACGCACCGTTGATGGGCAGCTTCTTCCTTGAGGACATGGCCGCGGTCAGGAAGCTCGTGACGGCGGGGACGGTCCCCACCGCGCTCCGGTCCTATCTCGGGATCACCAAGCGCGCCGAGCGGAAGGACGTCCTCGCAGGCGAGGCGGTGATGGCCGCGTCGGTGACCCCCGGGCGCTTCCCGCCGGGACGCTGGCCCGCGCCGGGCCGCCATCCCCTCGTCCTGCTGCAGCAGGGCGCGGTCAACGTGGCGATGTCGGACCTGCCGGGCATCGACCTGTTCCCGGTCAACGGGCCGCCCGGGACCGGGAAGACCACTCTGCTCCGGGACATGGTCGCCGCGCTCGTCGTCCGCCGCGCCGAGGCTATGTGCACCTTCGACGTGCCCGAGAAGGCGTTCACGGCCTCCGGCGCCAAGCCCAAGGTCGGGACGGCGACCGTTCCCATCCACCGGGTGGACGAACGGCTGCGCGGTTTTGAGATGCTCGTGGCCTCGTCGAACAACAAGGCGGTCGAGAACGTCAGCCGCGAGCTCCCTGCCCTGAAGGCCATCGCGGACGACGCCGGTAGCCTGCGCTACTTCAAGACGGTGGCCGATAAGGTCGGCGGCGGGGTCGAGGCCTGGGGCCTGATCGCGGCCGTGCTCGGCAATGCCTCGAACCGCTTCGCCTTCCGCGAGGCGGCGTGGGTCGATCCCGATCATGGGCTTCGGACCTACCTCGCCGAGGTGGCGGGCAGCCCGCAATGGATCGAGGAGCCCGATCCGAGCGCACCTGGCAAGGTCCGCAAGCGCCGCCCCCTCGTCGTCGACAGGGAGAGCCCGCTTCGCAACCGGACCGAGGCCCTGAAGAAGTGGCAGGAAGCCCGGGCTGAGTTCCAGGCCGAGGTGGCGAAAGTCCGGAATTTCCTGGTCGAGATCGAGGCCGCCCGGGAAGAGGTCGGCACGCTGCCTGAACTTCGGTCGGCGGCCGCGAGGGCAGCCCGTGCCGCGGATGCCGCTGGGGAAGCGACCGCCACGGCGAAGCAGGATCACCAGGAATCGGTGGCGGAGGCATCTCGGGCGAAGCAGGTGCGGGAGCGGGCGCAGCAGGCCCTGGACGCGCACCAGGCCCGTCGGCCCGGCTTCTTCGCGCGGATGTTCTGGACGAGGCCGGCGAGGGACTGGTCCACGAGCAATGACCAGCTTGGAGCCGTCCTGGAGCGCGCCGACCGTGAGGCCGGCGATGCCGCCGCTCGCTCCGCATCCGCTCAGGGCCAGCATGGCGCTGCCGAGAAGGCGAGGAAGGCCGCCGCCAGGGAATTCCAGCAGGCGGTCGCGATCCGGGATCAGGCAGAGGAGCGGGTGGCCGTGATGCGCCGCAGATGCGGCGCGCGGGCGGTCGATGCCGCCTTCTTCGCTCGGGACAGGGAGGTCCTTCACCTCGCCGCTCCGTGGCTCGACGCCGCCGCCCAACGGGAGCGGGACCGAGTCTTCGAGCTCGCCCTCGCGGTCCACAAGGCCTTCATCGATGCCGCCGCGGTGCCGGTCCGGAGCAACCTCGAAAACCTGTTCAAAGCGCTGATCGGCCGGAACGCGTGGCAGCTGAAGACGCGACCGCACATGCCCGACCTGTGGGCGACCCTGTTCCTCGTCGTGCCGGTGATCTCGACGACCTTCGCCTCCGTCACGCGCATGCTCGGGTACCTGCCGCCGGAGACGCTGGGGTGGCTGCTCGTGGACGAGGCGGGACAAGCCGTGCCCCAGGCCGTGGTCGGCGCGATGATGCGTACAAAGCGGTCCGTAGTGGTCGGCGACCCCCTCCAGATCGAGCCCGTGACGTCTCTGCCCACCGAGTTGGCCGAGACGATCTGCGCGGACTTCGGGCTCGACCCGGAAAGCTGGAATGCGCCGAAGGCGTCCGTCCAGGCGGTCGCCGACGCCTCGGCGACCTTCGTGGCCGAGTTCCAGCAGACCGTGGGCTCGGTGCAGGTCGGCTTCCCCCTACTGGTCCACCGGCGCTGCGCCGACCCGATGTTCAGCCTCTCGAACTCGGTCGCTTACTCGAACCTGATGGTGCACGCGACACCGTCTCGGGCCTCCGGTATCCGGGACGTGCTCGGCCCTTCCCGCTGGGTCGACGTCGTGGGCGGGCGCACCGAGGACAAGTGGTCGGACGCGGAGGGAGCCGCAGTGGTGGCCCTGCTGCGCCGCCTCTCGGAAGCGGGCGTGGCCGAGCCCGACCTCTACATCGTGAGCCCGTTCGTCATCGTGGCCCAACGGCTCCGCGAGCGTGTGTCAGCCTCCGGCCTGCTGCAGCGATGGACCTCCGACCCCTACGCGTGGACCCGGGACCGGATCGGCACGGTGCACACCGTGCAGGGTCGCGAGGCGGACACCGTCATCCTAGTGCTCGGGGCCTCGCTGCCGACGCAGCGCGGCGCTCGGGGATGGGCCGGGGGCTACCCGAACCTCCTCAACGTGGCCGTGACCCGTGCCAAGGAGAACCTCTATGTCGTTGGCGCCCAGGACGCTTGGCGCGAGGCTGGGGTGTTCCGGCATCTCGCCACGCGTCTGCCCGCGTTGGCCGAGACGCTGGAACCGATATAG
- a CDS encoding helix-turn-helix domain-containing protein yields MPLTPRQAYAVPPVPSVLMDRADVATLLREQEERTALQAKLAHLRTVHAPRARGNATVIVDSRFAEGVQLRTRELARDPAAHAASHVSLQRHYEARGAHALARVNALMWADCEIKPGSPFFGMPPQEIAGILLARMDAAGIPRPSYILFSGRGLWCVWLSRRPLRACVQARVRRLIRCLWGEAVQTGAANAERVRAKAAANAAVWAGMDLDWSVGDMARVHRVAGSVNEKSQERVRLLWPESWEDVQRHDLDTLADAVLPFSRSETALYREERDARRASREAQALAEGGPVAPPRLRTHSRGLWGAVEAELLRVLSLGPDRLARLEKRDLVCFHLAVARARTGVGGDADSWAMELGPYVVGDGLTQENLRAYLGSVARRLRQHKAGEVRMHKGKAVTPLYTPKLAKVRSDLNLPADLCDELGLTLLRPDAPTQTATERSAARRQREGATSRAAHAQTLAEVARLAREFQAAADLPVTEIARILDCSRATVYRALDAHPAETVVEPVPSEETVSESVAVPARNLKGGYASPACPAPPETPAPAAPAAKAPEARPSRRKSKAAPQPQTQPWLIHGPLQRLLALYEYYRARTLEAERDGQRQGWCSPWDNMMCAASTLQIEMADGRPHHSAPLKPWNEAKLLSHLARVGIDPYLYLPCPSPEARLH; encoded by the coding sequence ATGCCACTCACCCCTCGCCAGGCCTACGCTGTCCCGCCGGTCCCGTCCGTCCTGATGGACCGGGCCGACGTCGCGACGCTGCTGCGCGAGCAGGAGGAGCGCACCGCCCTCCAGGCCAAGCTCGCCCACCTCCGCACCGTCCACGCCCCCCGCGCCCGCGGCAACGCCACGGTCATCGTCGACAGCCGGTTCGCCGAAGGCGTCCAGCTCCGCACCCGCGAGCTCGCCAGGGACCCGGCCGCGCACGCCGCATCCCACGTCTCGCTCCAGCGACACTACGAAGCCCGCGGCGCCCACGCCCTCGCGCGCGTGAATGCCCTGATGTGGGCGGACTGCGAGATCAAGCCGGGCAGCCCCTTCTTCGGTATGCCGCCCCAGGAGATCGCGGGCATCCTGCTCGCCCGCATGGATGCCGCTGGGATCCCGCGGCCGAGCTACATCCTGTTTTCCGGCCGCGGCCTGTGGTGCGTGTGGCTGTCCCGCCGCCCCCTCCGTGCCTGCGTCCAGGCCCGCGTGCGGCGCCTGATCCGCTGCCTGTGGGGCGAGGCCGTCCAGACCGGCGCCGCCAACGCCGAGCGCGTCCGGGCCAAGGCCGCCGCCAACGCTGCCGTGTGGGCCGGCATGGACCTCGACTGGAGCGTGGGCGACATGGCCCGCGTCCACCGCGTCGCCGGCAGCGTCAACGAGAAGAGCCAGGAGCGCGTCCGCCTCCTCTGGCCCGAGAGCTGGGAGGACGTGCAGCGCCACGACCTCGACACGCTCGCCGACGCCGTGCTCCCGTTCTCCCGGTCCGAGACCGCGCTGTACCGCGAGGAGCGCGACGCCCGCCGGGCCTCCCGCGAGGCGCAGGCCCTGGCCGAGGGCGGTCCGGTCGCGCCCCCGCGCCTGCGCACGCATTCCCGGGGACTGTGGGGCGCCGTCGAGGCCGAGCTCCTCCGCGTCCTGTCCCTCGGTCCCGACCGTCTCGCCCGGCTGGAGAAGCGCGACCTAGTGTGCTTCCACCTCGCCGTCGCCCGGGCGCGGACCGGCGTGGGCGGCGACGCCGATTCCTGGGCGATGGAGCTCGGCCCCTACGTCGTCGGCGACGGCCTCACGCAGGAGAACCTGCGCGCCTACCTCGGGTCGGTCGCGAGGCGCCTGCGCCAGCACAAGGCCGGCGAGGTGCGGATGCACAAGGGCAAGGCCGTCACCCCGCTCTACACCCCGAAGCTGGCCAAGGTCCGGTCCGACCTGAACCTGCCCGCCGACCTCTGCGACGAGCTCGGCCTGACCCTGCTTCGCCCCGACGCGCCGACCCAGACGGCCACGGAGCGGTCCGCCGCCCGGCGCCAGCGTGAGGGGGCCACGAGCCGCGCCGCCCACGCCCAGACCCTCGCCGAGGTCGCCCGGCTGGCCCGCGAGTTCCAGGCCGCCGCGGACCTGCCGGTGACCGAGATCGCCCGCATCCTCGACTGCTCGCGCGCCACCGTCTACCGCGCCCTCGATGCCCACCCGGCCGAGACGGTGGTCGAGCCCGTCCCGTCGGAGGAGACCGTCTCGGAGAGTGTCGCAGTTCCGGCACGTAATCTAAAGGGTGGCTACGCCAGCCCTGCCTGCCCCGCCCCGCCCGAGACCCCGGCACCGGCCGCCCCCGCCGCCAAGGCCCCTGAGGCCCGCCCCAGCCGCCGCAAGTCCAAGGCCGCGCCCCAGCCCCAGACCCAGCCCTGGCTCATCCACGGCCCCCTGCAGCGCCTCCTGGCCCTGTACGAGTATTACCGTGCCCGCACCCTGGAGGCGGAGCGCGACGGCCAGAGGCAGGGCTGGTGCTCGCCGTGGGACAACATGATGTGCGCGGCCTCGACGCTGCAGATCGAGATGGCGGATGGCCGCCCGCATCACTCCGCCCCCCTCAAGCCCTGGAACGAGGCGAAGCTCCTCTCTCACCTCGCGCGCGTCGGTATAGATCCCTACCTCTACCTGCCTTGTCCGTCGCCTGAGGCGCGTCTACATTGA